The nucleotide window ATACAAATGCTCAAAACAATGTTTAGAATTTTAAAAATTGAGATTTTGAATTTGCTTGCGGTTTCGAGTTTCGAATTTCGGATTTTTAGAACGAAGTGAGGTAGGTATGGATAAAGAATTTGAACCTGAAGTAAAACAGGAATCAGAAGAATTTCTAGACGGATTTAATGTAAGAACCGTAATTGCTGGTGTTTTTATCGGTCTTATAATGTTACCGGGATCTATTTATCTTGGCTTAATTACAGGTGGTATTATCCCAACTATGTGGGTGACCATGATCTTGTTTGTTGAAATAGCGAAGAGGTCATTTATTAAGCTAAAAAAGCAGGAAATATATATAATTGGATATGTAGCAGCAACCTTGGTTGCTGCCGGCATGACAATGGGCGCAGCCAGTCTTGTTCTTCAAGGCGGTATATTTAGTGAAAAGATATGGCAGCAGTATTTTATAAGAACTCCGCAAGCGCACTATTTCGGAATTGACAAATTAATTCCTTCATGGGTAGTCCCGTCTCCTGATTCAGGAGTTTTGGTGAAAAGGACATTTTTAGACTCTGTGTGGATAGTTCCATTACTGGTTCTTGTTGGAAGCAATATCTTGTTCAGGTTAACTCAGTTTGGTCTTGGATACGCCTTATTCAGAGTAACTAATGATGTTGAAAAACTAAAATTTCCAATGGCTCCGGTTATATCAGAAGGAGTTATGGCTCTTGAGGATATGAGCGCAAAAAAAGACAGCTGGCGCATGCAGGTATTTACTATTGCGAGTATGATAGGCATAATCTATGGAGCAATTTATATTGTGATCCCGACTCTAACGGGACTTATTGCGGCAAAGCCTTTGATGTTGATTCCTATTCCATGGGTTGATGCAACAGCGAAGATAAGCGGCATTCTTCCGGGCGCTATATTGGGATCAATGACAGATCTGGGATTCCTCTTTCTTGGCTTTGTTTTGCCATTTTGGGTAATGGTAGGAGGTTTTGTAGGCTCTATTTTAGCTAATGTTGTTGGAAATCCCATACTCCACAAATTTGGATTAATTCCACATTGGACATCAGGTATGGATGTCCGGCAAACAGTTATAGCGACACAAATGGATTTCTGGATAAGCGTTATCATAGGGCTCGGTATTGTAGTAGCCGTTATAGGTATAGGTGGGTTAGTAATAAGTTCAATAAAGAAGAAAAGAAATCGGGGAGTTAATAAAGCAGTAGTGGATGATTACAGTCCTCCAAAGGGCAGAGGAGATATTCCTATATGGGCGGCTCTGGGTGTCTGGATATTTGCAACCATGGGATACATTTTGCTTTGTCATAAACTTGTTCCTAGCTTTCCAGTATTATTATTAGTATTGTTTGGCTTTATTATGACACCGCTTCTCTCATATATATCGGCAAGGCTTGTCGGCATAGCAGGCATGCCGAGTGGTGTTTCATTCCCGTATCTTAGAGAGGGGATATTCATTAAAAGCGGATTTTCCGGAGTGGCTATATGGTTTGCGCCGATACCCTTTTTTAATGTAGGTGCATATACGCAAAAGTTTAAAGAGCTTGAATTAACAAGAACAAAGCTGAGCAGTCTGATAAAGGCTGAGCTGTTCTCTTTTGTTATTATGGCATTTTGCAGTTTTCTTTTTTGGGAAGTAATATGGCGGATGGGACCGATTCCTGCTGCAGCTTATGCATATGTAAATAAAATGTGGCCTCTTACAGCAACGTTTCAGGCATTATGGGTTTCTACAACAATTAAAGGAGGGAGTCCATGGATGCTGGAAGCTATTAAATCATCCCGTATTATATGGAGTACAGTAGCTGGGTTGGGAATATTCGGTTTAATAAGTATTTTAAAATTACCTGTTGCAATTTTTTATGGAATGATTGCAGGAGTAACTGGCTGGTGGCCGCATCATATAATTCCCATGTTTATTGGCGCACTTTTAGGCAGGTTCTATTTTGCTAAGAAATTTGGCAAGAAAAGATGGAGGTCATTTGGGCCATTATTATATGCAGGTTATGCTTGCGGAGTTGGATTAATAGCTATGATATCAATAGCCATTGCGCTTATTTTTAAATCAGTATCACAGATTATATTTTGAATGAGAGCAATGTCGAAGAAGGGAAGACTTTTAATGTCAAGACCAATCAGGAATGAGGCGGTAAGTGTGAAAAAATTCGACAATGATGAATTAGAAATTACTATATATAGAAAGAAGACAAAATTAGTGATTTTATTATCGAAGCTGTTTAAACTGCCTGAAACCAGAAAGATTATTTTAGATAAAATAGGCGCTTGTGTGTGGACATTGTGTGATGGAAGCAAAACCGTAAATGATATAATAAAAGTATTTAGTAAGAAGTATAGCTTAGGCAGAGAAAAAGCAGAAAGATCACTCTTGGTATATTTAGAGCAGTTAGTACGTAGAGGACTTATAGCAATCGCAGCGCCTAAATAGGAGAAAATCTAATGACAGACCAAAAAGAGAAGATTGGAAAGCAGGTAATTCTTCCGCTAAGTAAAGCGGTTGAAATAAGTGTGAAGAGTATAAAAACAAGGCTGGGACGTTCTATGATAACAGCAAGCGGTATAGTTCTGGCAATAGCGTTTTTAATGTCTATTTTTGTGTCTGGTTCTATAAATAAGGCATTGCTTGAGAAAGGTTCTGTGGAAGTCAGGGTTCAATTACAGAACCTGGGTGGCGAAGAAGAACAGGGTAAGCAAATATGGCTTGTGGTATTATCACTCATGGTTTGTGTTGTTGGAATCGCAAATGCAATGTTAATGTCAGTTACTGAGAGATACAAGGAAATAGGAACAATGAAGTGTCTCGGAGCGCTGGATATATTTATTATTAAATTGTTTCTGCTGGAGTCAGGTTTTATGGGATTATTTGGCTCAATTGCAGGCGCATTATTAGGTGGTTTGCTTATGACTATTGTATCAAGTATAAATTATGGATTAGAGGTTATTACTAAGTTTCCAATAGTTAGTTTTCTATATTATTTTGTAATTGCGGTAATTTTGGGCACGGTATTAGCTGTTATAGGAGCTATATATCCTGCTTATACTGCTGCTAGGATGGTCCCTGCCGATGCAATGCGCTCGGAGATATAATTAAGGAGGTAGATTATAATGGATGAAGCAAATGTTGTGAGAACAAGGAATGTGAAAAAGGTTTTTATGATGGGCAATGTTTCTTTAGAGGCGTTAAAAGGGATTAATCTGGAGATAAAAAGAGGCGAATACATCTCTATAATGGGTCCTTCAGGCTCAGGTAAGTCCACCTTATTCAATATGATAGGAGGACTTGATAAGCCAAGTGAGGGAAAGGTGTATATAGATGAGGTGGATGTTGCTCAATTAGATGCATATGAATTAGCATGGCTTAGGTGTCGAAAGATAGGGTATATATTTCAAACCTTTAATTTGATTCCTGTTATGACATCTTTAGAGAATGTTACTTTGCCAATGACTTTTGCAGGAATGTCAACAGATGAGTCAATAGATAAGGGAATAAGACTTCTTACAATGGTAGGATTAGGAGATAGAATTCAGCACAAACCAATTGAATTATCAGGCGGACAGCAGCAAAGAGTGGCTGTAGCCAGAGCCTTGGCAAATGACCCTGCTATTGTTCTAGCAGATGAACCAACAGGGAATTTGGATTTAAAAACAGGGAAAGAGATCATAGACCTTCTGCGCAAGATGAACAAAGAGAAAGAAGTTACTATTATTTCTGCTACCCATGATTTAAAGATGCTGGATGTTTCTGATAGAGTTTTCTGGATTCGTGACGGGAAAGTAGAAAGAGTTGAAAGGCGTGCTGATCTTGATCTTAATATTGGTACTGTTGAGGGAGAGTAGCAAATTAATACTTTCGTGATATTCGGGATTATATTGTTAACTGTTGTTCTTATATGGCATGTTTCCTATACGAATTTGCACAAGAGGCTGACAGACTTGCGTCGCGAGCATGAAAAATTGGAGCTGCTTTTAATGGATAGCCGCAGGCAGTCATACATCTTGAATGTTATAAAGCAAGCTATAGATGTATTTGGAGAGGAGCAAAATTTAGAACAAGTATTAAGAAGAATAGTAGATGCTGTAGCTAAGATATTACAGGTAGATGTAATTATTCTACAACTATATAGTGATGAACAACAAGATTTCTTTATGCGGGTTATAAAAGGAAGAAAAGAATTGACTCTTGGAGAGCAGATAAAAGAAGATGTAATAAATAAGGGGCAGTCACATCTGATAAATGATTTATCATCTTTTCCCAAATATAAGTTTTTGAGTGATCAGGGCATAAAGTCTTTGATTGTTGCGCCTTTGCGAAGGAGAAAAAAAGTTATAGGATTAATAGGAGGATTAGCAGATAAGCCGCGTGATTTTACAGGGGAAGAGCTGGATCTTCTAACAACTGTTGCAAGCCAGGCAGGGTTATTAGCAGAAAATGCTCAGCTATTAGAAAAAACAAAGTTGCTTTCAATTACAGATGGATTAACTAATTTATATAATCATCGCCATTTTCAGGAGAAACTAATGGTTGAAGTAAAGAGAGCAAAAGAGGAGAAGAAGCCTCTTTCACTTATAATGGGAGATGTTGATGACTTTAAGCATTATAATGATACTAATGGTCATCCTGCCGGTGATGAAGTGCTGCGACAGATTGGAAGGATATTAAAAAATAATACTAAAAGAGGGGATATTGTTGCCCGTTATGGCGGGGAAGAGTTTGTTATAATCCTTCCGGATACCTCAGGAAAGAGCGCTAAAATTGTAGCAGAAAAGTTGAGAAAATCTGTTCAAGAATATAAGTTTGTTAACGAAGAAAGTCAGCCAGGCGGTAAAGTTACAATAACTTTTGGACTTGCAGATTATCCTGAAGACGCAGATTCAGCAAGAGGGGTTATGAAGAAAGCAGATAATGCTCTATATATGGGCAAAGAGTCCGGTAAAAATCAGGTTGTTGTTGCCTAAAACTTATTTTCTTGCCTTAATTAGTATTCCCAGGTGAAGAAGTGCAAAAATAATATTAGCCAGCCAGGCCGCAAGCCATGGATTAAGAGCTCCATCTCTTCCAATCGCTAATATAATAGGAATTGCTATACCATAATAGATAAATCCAATACTCAGAGCAATTCCAATGCTTTCCTTTTTCCCCTTTTTGCCCATAACTAGCATTATAGAAAAAGCGATAATTATCATTACAAGATTTGAGAATGGAAGCGATATTCTTGAATGCAGCTCTGTCAATTCCCTATATGGGTAGCATTTAATTTTTATTAAACTTTTAATGCGGCGTTTTAGAAGCTTTATGTCTAGATGCGGTAATTCAGCTTGTTTAATCAAAAGATCACGAGGTGTTTCTGTAATGTCAGATTCTAATTGTTCAAAATTTTCGGTTTTAATAATAGAGCCTTCCACATCAAATACACGGACTAGTCCATCAAAAAGTATCCATTTTTTATCTATCCATTTTGTCTCTTTAGCATTGATTGTATTTTTAATATTATAATTTTTATCATACTGAGTTATTTTAATATTATTCATATATTTATCTTTAGCATTAAAAAGACCCACGTGGACAATTCTGTTTTTTACATCTAAAAATGCGAAATCAGTCCATACTTTCTTTTTAAGTTGGTATTGTTTGCCAATATTAACTTTCCATATATAGCGCGCTTTTGACATTGATTTAGGAGCGATATTCATACTTACAGGTATAGATGCTAAACTTATAATTGCAGAAACCAACAAAAATGGCATTAGAATTTTTGTAGAGCTTACTCCACTAGCCCACAATGCTGTTAGCTCATTATATTTATTAAGATAGTTTAAGGTTATTATTATGCCTATAAGAGTTGAGATGGGCATAATTTTTATATATATATCTGGCAACAGGTTTCTGTAATAGCTTACAATATCGGTGAATTTTGCGCCTTCTGATACAAATTCGTTTGTATTGCTTATCAGATCTATTATCAGATAGAGACATATAAATGCTGTTAGGCAGTAGAATAATGAACACAAAAAACTTTTTATAAGATAGCGATCTATAACCTTCATTTATAAAATTCTAACATAGATAGCGTGTTTTATGAATTAAGTATATACCTGTTGTTCCAATTATAATATTTGGTAGCCACATTGCTACAGCAGGTGGCATGTAGCCTTTTTGCGCTATTATTGATCCTGATATCATTAATAAGTAGTGAAGAAGAATAACAGGCATACCTATTCCTATAGCTGCAAATTTGCTGCTGCGATGATATCTAATACTCAAGGAAATGCCGATTAGGATAAATGGAATAAATGAAAAAGAAAGAGAAGCTTTTCTGTATAATTCCACATATAATTTATTTGTATTAGCCTTTGCATTTATAATTTTGTTTTTCAAATCACTAGAAGTCATTTCAATAGTGCTCTTTTCTAACTTAATCGTATCATAAGCAATAGATCCAAAATCTATAGGGTAAATCTTAAAAGAGCCTTTGAAATATTCGTTTGGATTTTTGGGGTTGAACTCTTCAGTAAACACATCCTCTAATTTGAGTACTAGACTTTGGTCTTTTGGATTAGATATAAAACGTCCTTGTTTTGCAGTTATTGTTCTTACAGAAAAGTCTGCTTTTAACTGGTGAATTATAACATTGTATAGAATATTATTTCTAATTTTATCCGCATAAAAAGTATATCCTTTGAATATCTTCATCGGCTTTTTTTCTTCCAGAAGAGCTGAGGGATTCAAAATGCCGATTTCTTTGAAGAATTTTTTTGAAGAGAAGTTTGCCTTAGGAGCAATTGTATTATTTAACGGCAAAGAAACTATGCACAATATTATACCAACAGCAAGGATTGGAGGCATGATTATTCTGTAAGGATTTATCCCATTTGCCTTCATGGCAGTTATTTCATTGTCAGAAGAGAGCCTGCCAATAGAGGTAAGAGTAGCCACCAGTATTGCCATTGGTAAGGTGTAGGTCAGGATAAAAGGGAGAAGATATACAACTAGTTTTAATATGCTAAGCACACTAATTCGCTCTTTAACCAGCATATTTGCCAGTCTAAACATGTTTCCCAGAAATAGAATAAATGTAAAGACACACAGGCTTGAGAAGAAAGGGTCTATAAATTCTCTTAGAATATAGCGGGTTAATATTCGCATAGGAAAAAATAGGACTGTTATCTTGCTGCGCCCATTAAGCCAACAAGGTATTTAAGATCCTGGTCATTATATTCTATTTTTATACCTGCTATAAATGAAGGTCTGTCCAAAATATCTTCTGCTCCAGCAACTATATAGTAGCTTTTATCTTCCCATATTTTATAGCTCAGACTTGTTCTAAGAAAGAATGGAGAGCTGTAAACAGCACTGTGCCCTTCAATTGTGATACTGGTTTTTTTATCGGGAAGTATATAGTCAGCTCCCAGCCCTGCGCCTGAGTTTATCAGACCACCCCTGACTGTTAAATTATTGTCAAAGAATTTTAATGCAAGCTGCACATCATATTCAATTTCGCGTCTCTCATCTTTTGAATTACTTGTGCCCAGCTTGCTTGCTCCTACAAGATAATATTTATCATCAGCAGTTTCAATTCTTATATAACCTTTATTTCTACAAGCTCTCTCTCTAGCAGAATATACACTTTCGCCTCCTAACCAAGTTTTTATTTCTCTCATTTTGCCCAGTATATCTTTTGCGTCTTCAGAGGCAGCTTTTGCTGATTTAATAGTTTTTCTAGCGTCATTATACAACTCCTCGTCATAAATTAGTTTCCCAACAGTGCCTTCTCCTTTATCAATTTTTTTTACAATTTCCTTAATTGTTTTAACTGTCTCTTTTGCTTCTGTCCCAATTCCCTCAAATTCATCAATAATTTTTTGCGCTTTATCAGATGTTTCTTTTGCAGACTTCATAAACTCAGCAGTATTCTTATAAAGTTCTTCGTCAGTTAAGAGTTTTCCTGCTGTTCCCTCTCCCTTTTCAATTTTCTCCACAAGTTTCCCAATACTATCTGATATTTCCCCTGCTTTAGTAAAGAGCTGATCCAGTTGATAGGAATCTCTACCATCAACAATACTCCCGGGCTTTAGAACAGAGCTATCTGTAGTTCCCATTGTAATGCCAACATATTTGCCTCCCATGAGACTTACATCGTTAATGCTGAATATAGAGTTTTGCCTGAGTATTGTTTCTTTTTTTATCCACAAAGAAACCTGTATTTTATTATCTTTTATATCAAAGCCTTCAACACGTCCTACCTTCATTCCAGCCAGTGTTACCGTATCTCCTCCTTTGAGCCCGCCTATCTGGCTAAAGTTAGCTTTTATTATATATCCATTTTCAAACAATCTGATTTTCCCTATCCAAAAGGTTAGAGCCATAAGCAGTACGATGCCTACAAAAAATGCTATACCGACCTTCTTTTCAATATTCAAAACATACCTCCATATTTTACTGTAATTCAGATATCGTTTCGTATTTCGTGTTTTGTGCTTCGAATTTAATCTTCTTTGTCATTTTCTTTATCAGTTAAGTTATGGGACCCACATTACTTCCTGTAACAAACTGTTTGACAATGAGATTGTCCGTATTTTTAATTTCCTGAACAGTTCCCACCTGAATAATTATGCCATTATATAACATTGCTATTCGATCTGCAATCTGATATGTGCTAACCATGTCATGAGTTATTACTATTGATGTGGTATTTAGTGTATTCTCAAGCTCTAAAATAAGTTTATTGATAGAAGCTGATCTGACTGGATCAAGTCCCGTTGTAGGTTCATCGTAGAGTATAATTTCTGGATCCATACTAATTGCCCTTGCAAGCCCAACTCTCTTTCTCATGCCTCCACTCAAATCAGCAGGTTTTAATTTTTGAGAACCATCCAATCCAACTATCTCAAGCTTGTTTTTGACTATTTTATCCATCTCTTCTTCGCTCAGGTTCGTGTGCTCTTGCAATCCCAGTTTTATGTTTTCTTCAACAGTAAGAGAAGCAAGTAATGCAGCAGATTGAAAAAGCATACCGAATTTTCTTCTAATCTTATCAAGTTCATTATCCGAAATTTTCGCAATATCAACCCCGTCCACCTCTACTATACCGGAATCGGGTTTTATAAGGCCAATTATATGTCTTAAAAGCACGGTCTTGCCGCATCCGCTACATCCAATAATAACAATTGTTTCTCCGCGCCTAATTTTAAGATTAACGCCATTTAATATTTTTTTACCTCCAAAACTTTTGTGTAAATCAGTAATATTAATTATTATTTCTTTAGTTTTTACAAATTCAATAATTCTTTGCTTTGCGTTTTTCTCTATTTGCGTAAATTCAAGACCTGTTTCATAGTATTTTTCCCCATTTGAAATCACTATTGCTCTCTGCCATTTCACAACACAACTTGCAGATATTTCTTCTTTACTGCTATCAGGAAGAGAGAACCTTGAATACATCAGAGAATTAATTTTCATCTGTTTTTTAGTCTTAAAACAGATGCCTCCACCGCTTATATCTTTGGCTTTTCTTTCTTCCTGCTGTGAAAAGGCTGTATGTTCAGGAGGCTCAGTGCCTATTAATACATCTACTTCAATTGGCAAACGAGAATATCTTCTGCGTTCATGAAAACTAATTTTTTCATCCAGCTTATCTATTTCTATCATTTTATTAACTCTTTTGAAAAAACATTCTGGTTAAGAAGTAATCAGAAATTATAATCAATAGAAATGAGATAACAACAGAGGCAGTAGTTGATTTACCAACGCCTTCAGCTCCGCCTCTGGTTCTAAATCCCTGATGACAGGATATTATTGAAACAACTATGCCAAAGACAAATGCCTTTACTAATCCGCTATATATGTCTCTTAATGTTAAGAAGTTTTTAATGCTGTCTAAATATGTACTGGTGTCTACGCCTATCTGGAATCTAGATACAATAAATCCTCCTGCCATGCCTACGCAATCTGAGTATACAACCAGAATTGGAAGCATAATTATACATGCCAGAAATCTTGGCATTACCAGGTATCTGATAGGGTTTATTGCTAATGTTTTAAGCGCATCTATCTCCTCAGATACCTGCATTGTTCCAAGTTCTGCTGTCATTGATGCGCCAACTCTTCCTGCAACTATGAGTCCAGTAAGAACGGGGCCCATCTCCCTGCACATAGATGCTGATACTATTGATCCTATCAGGTGCTGGATATGATACTTTGAAAGTTCAGTTCCTGTCTGGAGTGCGAGCACCATTCCTGTGAAAATCGACATTAAGGATGTGATAGGAAGTGTATAAACGCCTATTTCCAGCATTTGCTTTGCAATAGGTTTTAGATTTTTAAATGCTGATTTACACCAATATACAGTTTTTGTTAGTAGTATTAAGACTTCCCCTGTATAATCCAGAGCATCTGTAATTTTGCTATATATACTTGGTTTCACTTTTTCCTTAGTACGCCTGGCCCGATTCGAACGGGCGACCTTCAGATTCGAAGTCTGCCGCTCTATCCAGCTGAGCTACAGGCGCAGGTTGGGGTGAGTGACGGGAGTCGAACCC belongs to bacterium and includes:
- a CDS encoding OPT/YSL family transporter; translation: MDKEFEPEVKQESEEFLDGFNVRTVIAGVFIGLIMLPGSIYLGLITGGIIPTMWVTMILFVEIAKRSFIKLKKQEIYIIGYVAATLVAAGMTMGAASLVLQGGIFSEKIWQQYFIRTPQAHYFGIDKLIPSWVVPSPDSGVLVKRTFLDSVWIVPLLVLVGSNILFRLTQFGLGYALFRVTNDVEKLKFPMAPVISEGVMALEDMSAKKDSWRMQVFTIASMIGIIYGAIYIVIPTLTGLIAAKPLMLIPIPWVDATAKISGILPGAILGSMTDLGFLFLGFVLPFWVMVGGFVGSILANVVGNPILHKFGLIPHWTSGMDVRQTVIATQMDFWISVIIGLGIVVAVIGIGGLVISSIKKKRNRGVNKAVVDDYSPPKGRGDIPIWAALGVWIFATMGYILLCHKLVPSFPVLLLVLFGFIMTPLLSYISARLVGIAGMPSGVSFPYLREGIFIKSGFSGVAIWFAPIPFFNVGAYTQKFKELELTRTKLSSLIKAELFSFVIMAFCSFLFWEVIWRMGPIPAAAYAYVNKMWPLTATFQALWVSTTIKGGSPWMLEAIKSSRIIWSTVAGLGIFGLISILKLPVAIFYGMIAGVTGWWPHHIIPMFIGALLGRFYFAKKFGKKRWRSFGPLLYAGYACGVGLIAMISIAIALIFKSVSQIIF
- a CDS encoding PqqD family protein; this encodes MSRPIRNEAVSVKKFDNDELEITIYRKKTKLVILLSKLFKLPETRKIILDKIGACVWTLCDGSKTVNDIIKVFSKKYSLGREKAERSLLVYLEQLVRRGLIAIAAPK
- a CDS encoding FtsX-like permease family protein, translating into MTDQKEKIGKQVILPLSKAVEISVKSIKTRLGRSMITASGIVLAIAFLMSIFVSGSINKALLEKGSVEVRVQLQNLGGEEEQGKQIWLVVLSLMVCVVGIANAMLMSVTERYKEIGTMKCLGALDIFIIKLFLLESGFMGLFGSIAGALLGGLLMTIVSSINYGLEVITKFPIVSFLYYFVIAVILGTVLAVIGAIYPAYTAARMVPADAMRSEI
- a CDS encoding ABC transporter ATP-binding protein — encoded protein: MDEANVVRTRNVKKVFMMGNVSLEALKGINLEIKRGEYISIMGPSGSGKSTLFNMIGGLDKPSEGKVYIDEVDVAQLDAYELAWLRCRKIGYIFQTFNLIPVMTSLENVTLPMTFAGMSTDESIDKGIRLLTMVGLGDRIQHKPIELSGGQQQRVAVARALANDPAIVLADEPTGNLDLKTGKEIIDLLRKMNKEKEVTIISATHDLKMLDVSDRVFWIRDGKVERVERRADLDLNIGTVEGE
- a CDS encoding sensor domain-containing diguanylate cyclase, which encodes MDSRRQSYILNVIKQAIDVFGEEQNLEQVLRRIVDAVAKILQVDVIILQLYSDEQQDFFMRVIKGRKELTLGEQIKEDVINKGQSHLINDLSSFPKYKFLSDQGIKSLIVAPLRRRKKVIGLIGGLADKPRDFTGEELDLLTTVASQAGLLAENAQLLEKTKLLSITDGLTNLYNHRHFQEKLMVEVKRAKEEKKPLSLIMGDVDDFKHYNDTNGHPAGDEVLRQIGRILKNNTKRGDIVARYGGEEFVIILPDTSGKSAKIVAEKLRKSVQEYKFVNEESQPGGKVTITFGLADYPEDADSARGVMKKADNALYMGKESGKNQVVVA
- a CDS encoding LptF/LptG family permease codes for the protein MKVIDRYLIKSFLCSLFYCLTAFICLYLIIDLISNTNEFVSEGAKFTDIVSYYRNLLPDIYIKIMPISTLIGIIITLNYLNKYNELTALWASGVSSTKILMPFLLVSAIISLASIPVSMNIAPKSMSKARYIWKVNIGKQYQLKKKVWTDFAFLDVKNRIVHVGLFNAKDKYMNNIKITQYDKNYNIKNTINAKETKWIDKKWILFDGLVRVFDVEGSIIKTENFEQLESDITETPRDLLIKQAELPHLDIKLLKRRIKSLIKIKCYPYRELTELHSRISLPFSNLVMIIIAFSIMLVMGKKGKKESIGIALSIGFIYYGIAIPIILAIGRDGALNPWLAAWLANIIFALLHLGILIKARK
- a CDS encoding LptF/LptG family permease, producing the protein MRILTRYILREFIDPFFSSLCVFTFILFLGNMFRLANMLVKERISVLSILKLVVYLLPFILTYTLPMAILVATLTSIGRLSSDNEITAMKANGINPYRIIMPPILAVGIILCIVSLPLNNTIAPKANFSSKKFFKEIGILNPSALLEEKKPMKIFKGYTFYADKIRNNILYNVIIHQLKADFSVRTITAKQGRFISNPKDQSLVLKLEDVFTEEFNPKNPNEYFKGSFKIYPIDFGSIAYDTIKLEKSTIEMTSSDLKNKIINAKANTNKLYVELYRKASLSFSFIPFILIGISLSIRYHRSSKFAAIGIGMPVILLHYLLMISGSIIAQKGYMPPAVAMWLPNIIIGTTGIYLIHKTRYLC
- a CDS encoding MCE family protein translates to MNIEKKVGIAFFVGIVLLMALTFWIGKIRLFENGYIIKANFSQIGGLKGGDTVTLAGMKVGRVEGFDIKDNKIQVSLWIKKETILRQNSIFSINDVSLMGGKYVGITMGTTDSSVLKPGSIVDGRDSYQLDQLFTKAGEISDSIGKLVEKIEKGEGTAGKLLTDEELYKNTAEFMKSAKETSDKAQKIIDEFEGIGTEAKETVKTIKEIVKKIDKGEGTVGKLIYDEELYNDARKTIKSAKAASEDAKDILGKMREIKTWLGGESVYSARERACRNKGYIRIETADDKYYLVGASKLGTSNSKDERREIEYDVQLALKFFDNNLTVRGGLINSGAGLGADYILPDKKTSITIEGHSAVYSSPFFLRTSLSYKIWEDKSYYIVAGAEDILDRPSFIAGIKIEYNDQDLKYLVGLMGAAR
- a CDS encoding ATP-binding cassette domain-containing protein, whose product is MIEIDKLDEKISFHERRRYSRLPIEVDVLIGTEPPEHTAFSQQEERKAKDISGGGICFKTKKQMKINSLMYSRFSLPDSSKEEISASCVVKWQRAIVISNGEKYYETGLEFTQIEKNAKQRIIEFVKTKEIIINITDLHKSFGGKKILNGVNLKIRRGETIVIIGCSGCGKTVLLRHIIGLIKPDSGIVEVDGVDIAKISDNELDKIRRKFGMLFQSAALLASLTVEENIKLGLQEHTNLSEEEMDKIVKNKLEIVGLDGSQKLKPADLSGGMRKRVGLARAISMDPEIILYDEPTTGLDPVRSASINKLILELENTLNTTSIVITHDMVSTYQIADRIAMLYNGIIIQVGTVQEIKNTDNLIVKQFVTGSNVGPIT
- a CDS encoding ABC transporter permease, which produces MKPSIYSKITDALDYTGEVLILLTKTVYWCKSAFKNLKPIAKQMLEIGVYTLPITSLMSIFTGMVLALQTGTELSKYHIQHLIGSIVSASMCREMGPVLTGLIVAGRVGASMTAELGTMQVSEEIDALKTLAINPIRYLVMPRFLACIIMLPILVVYSDCVGMAGGFIVSRFQIGVDTSTYLDSIKNFLTLRDIYSGLVKAFVFGIVVSIISCHQGFRTRGGAEGVGKSTTASVVISFLLIIISDYFLTRMFFQKS